DNA from Argopecten irradians isolate NY unplaced genomic scaffold, Ai_NY scaffold_0545, whole genome shotgun sequence:
CGACGAACGATGGACgacaccatgacctatggtcaggtgacctgaAAAACTAAGGTTAGCCTTGATACAACACCTTTATCAATTGAGTTAAGTTTAAATGCACCAAGAAATGATATATTAATAAGCATACAAAATATTACTAGTTTAAAACAGGTCTGATATGGATCTAAAGTGAACATGAGATTTTCACCAAATCCCTTGTATTACTACATAGTGGCTTCCAGATATGCTTTTAAGTTCTTCGCATTTGAACACACTGTGAAGGTCAGTGTGAAAATGCATATCAATAGTATGACACATATGCACTGAACATATGCAATCTGGTATCcagtataataatatatattttgaacatacacatacatgtatagtctTTGACCTGTATGGTTTTTTTTAGCATCACAAAAttccttgtataaatatttactgaaccattaaatatacattatggGTAAAAATCATACCTCAGCTGATCCCAGAGTAATATTTGCTTTGACCCTTTATTGTTttgtacaataaaatatgtctaAAGTAGTGCTTTGCTAAATCAGTTGATGAGTATATGGCCATTTCATACATACCAGGAAGTGATCCTGCTCTATCTGATCTAGAAGCATCATCAATATATGATTGGAAGTATTCCTTTACAGTGTTAGTGTCCCTTTCCAACCACCTGACTCTGTTTCCTATCAAagaaatcaatttaaaatgtgGTATTACATCTTTGCATATTCCACAGTTATTTTTATTTCCTGTGTggataggtatccattgtgatgttattattttgtgagttcaatttatatcattttcttgGAATGACGTTTACACTTGTAAACACGATGTTATAATAGTTCCTACCCGCAACATAACATACAATAAATGTATAGAGTTCATCTTGGACATGGCAGTGAGAGGAAAatacaatgaaaaaatatataaaacaaacaggAGGCTCATAGGACCATACCTGTCTTAAGTCACCTTAGAGTTTCAaaagtattatacatataaaattataacaataaccTGTATAAAATGCTGATCAGGAAAGTAAGTATTTTAGATATCATTGATGAATATATTAAAGCTAAGAGAATGAGTTTAACACGTGCTAAAAATTTGTTAACAATCtgaaataatattaaacaatatgaaaaatgtaaGCTGTAAGAGTGGTGACGATCATCTATGTCCTGGTAGCTTAgtggtagagcattcggctagtgttttCGGAGTATTTTCCGGGTTCATTGACTGCTTCATTTCCtccctctcctgttacatatgtaaAACAAGGAAATTAAACTTGACCGCTCTCTGGGGGAAAATTTGAGGACCAGGGCAGACATGTTAACTCTTCACCAATTCATGTGTGGAAGTCTACCACGtactttaatataaaaatattcagATTTCTGCAAAACAGGAGGCTCATGGACCATACCTGTTAAGTCACCTTAGAGTTCAaaagtattatacatataaattataacaagaaCCTGTATAAATGCTGATCAGGAAAGTAAGTTTTTAGATATCATTGATGAATATTTAAAGCTAAGAGAATGAGTTTAACCTAAAAATTTGTTAACAATCtgaaataatattaaacaatatgGAAAATGTAAGCTGTAAGAGTGGTGACGATCATCTATGTCCTGGTAGCTTAgtggtagagcattcggctagtgtttcGGAGTTCCGGGTTCATTGACTGCTTcatttctcctctcctgttacatatgtaaAACAAGGAAATTAAACTTGACCGCTCTCTGGGGGAAAATTTGAGGACCAGGGGCAGACATGTTAACTCTACCAATTCATGTGGAAGTCTACCACGtactttaatataaaaatattcagatttctgcaaaacatcttttcaaatttattttcttcCAATTCCTGAAATTTTGATACTGTATTTGATCGCAAATAAGACTCCCCCTCCCATcaaagaaataaaggtcaaaagtggtgggggtcttatttgcggacaaCCCACCAGATAACATCAATCtatgaggtcgccatcttggatttttaggtcatctgacccgaagggtccaATAGTCATCGTGCTTCATCCGTCTTCGTGCGCCATGTGTCTTGCGCCATGCGtaaacttttttatttaaaacgctactcctccttaactcttGAGTGTATAacttccatatttggtgtgaaacatcattggggaaagacaatcatattttatataaatgagtaaGGTCTAACCCTAGaggcagaggggcagggccccaaaagggaaaattttcttaactcaagttttttttttttttttttttttcttcttttctttttacaCTCAGAGGTGGAGAATATGACTGCGGCAAAGCAAAAATCATTTCcctatttctttttaaatttctaaTGGAATTTTTCATTACCGTTAAATTTGCATAAACTTGCCTAACACActcacaaaaacacacacaccaaacacacacatacatacatacatttacatatacgtacatacacacacacacacatacacaccctcacacaaacacacacacacacacacacacatatatacatacatacataacttAAGCTTTAatatcctacttctccttcattcTGAGATGGATTTCAtgcatatttggtgtgaaacattattggggaaggacaatcatttttataaaaatgagcctggtccaacccctaggggctgaatgatggggccccaaaaggagaatatttcttaatttaagctttaaaatcctacttctccttcattcaaagatggccgctgggccaacatcctgtttttatatttctgtttctgatttcaatgaaaattagtatatagGGTATTTAGGGATGctgatcaatatgataaaattttgaaagattgTCGCTGagccaacttcctgttttcaaattttcatctGCATACATTGAATATAAAAGTACCTCAAAATTTCTTCCAAGATGTTCATACactgtgcaactgcattcttgatttgttgcAGGTGGAGATGAGGAGGGGGAGGGAGAGGGTCGTTTGGGGGATTATGTtatggtgtccattacaatgagtacatgtacttgttttagctttaaaatcctactcctccttaaccctttagtggatttcatccatattttgtgtaaaactaTTATGTAAACGAGttaggtccgaccccttgggACAGTGGAGCAGGGCTCAGAAGGGGGgactttgatgaaatttggcgttaaaatcctactcctccttaacccttgagtggattaatGCATCCATATTTTTGTGAAACATcactggggaaggacaatcatatttaatataaatgtgtTAGGTCCGACCCTTGGGGACaaaggggcggggctcagaagggggaactttaggtgaggacaatcatattttacaaaggaccgaggtaattaagacccatggggatagaacAGCGGGGTCTAAAATGGGAGCTTTgttgaaatttggctttaaaatctgactcctccttaatccttgaatgggttacaaccatatatggatgaattaagggctaccaagtttgttcaacaaatgacatttacctatttcagaaacttacatattcaactaaggagttccttgtattgtttatattaattgttaaccactactttatactgtgactttgttgttttgtgccatgagtcagatgaccgttaaggcccaagggcctcttgtttaatgcCCGTTCATCATTGTTGAAGCAGGGCGTATGACCAATGGGATGACGTTCAAGTATTGATTATAATAATGAAGAAGTTtgattaaaattaaatcaaatgttataaaaaattaaaatataaaaaaataccagCTGTAGAATCTAAGTGTGAAAGGGAAACAGACTTTTTTTTACAACACATTTTAGCAATGGTAATGGGTACTGGGGCAGCCATGGCGGCTTCAAAATGCATACCAGACAGAGAATGGCTTGATAATTAAATAACAGATAATAATATTAGATAATAACACTTTCTGACCATGCAACACCTGGGGATATTTCCACCTTTGCATCCAGTAAGCATTAATTcctaataaaatatacaaaagatATACTTATTAGAGGTGATATAGTCCCAAACAATACTTtcaagtttcattgaaaatgatctAGTTTAGGTGAAGTGTCCAGACAaaccaaaattgaaaaaaaaattaatctgCATGCATGTTTATATATGGTCTAAAAAATTActgccaagtttcattgaaattaatcCAGTAGTTTAGAAGGAATTGTTAGAAAAAATTTTGAAACTTGGGTATAGTGACTTGGATAGCATGGCAACCATAATCTTGACAACCGAAAACCTGcatgcacatctacacatggtccaaAACAATAATGCCAAGTTTCATTGTAAATGAACACTAGCcaaatgctctaccgctgagctaTACCGATTATTGACCCAGTCTAATCCAGCCACACTCGAAGACATACACGACCCTTATACCACCCCATGGAAAATATGAGTGGGATCCCACTTGGACTTCAAATCCGATTGGGATTATCCAGTAATATCCCACCGGGATTTTTGGAAACTGGGATCCCGATTGGGTAAACCGGGATCCCGCATGACTTGGATTCCCACCGGGCAACCAATTGATGATGTTTACACCCCTTTCAAATGCAGAATTCACCTTTTTTTCTCAGCTGCAGATTTAGTGATTTCTTCCCCTgagttttaaaagtaatttcatCGCCACTGCTGTCCGTATGTTCTTCAATGATGTTATCATCTTCCTCAGAATCTTCATCATAATGGTAGTCTTCATCTTTATCACTGCCATCAAGGTCACTGCCATCAACAAGTCCTTCATAACTGacctgaaaatatatttactagCTATTATGATTACCAGAAAGCAATGTttacacattattttttgtcagaacattttgttattattttcattgaaatattaaatatacataaatatttacccTTTTGCCTTTTCGTTTTGATCTACAAATTGAGCCGATCTGTTTTTCTTGAGGATGTCCGACATCTGACACACTAGCAACCTGATGAAATAAGCAATAAATAATAGTTATGACCAACGCAGAAATGTGATTttaataggagatttcagaaaagatggcgatgacgtcacacaaaggtacatccgggcgctcaaaggtacaactccgtatatctacacataatataaacatagaggGAACACAGCCgattgcgatgtttgtttacattttattgtaataaatagtacgacaatccgagaacttttgcgttattttaattataaaaagggtaaataaatatatttaacataagtatttagatataaacatctggtattcatatattttactctgtttatactccattttcaaCCGCCGCGAgaaaaaaacacggtcgccattagacctacgtataaacattgacagaagttacaaaattgacagaaactacaa
Protein-coding regions in this window:
- the LOC138312973 gene encoding uncharacterized protein, giving the protein VASVSDVGHPQEKQIGSICRSKRKGKRVSYEGLVDGSDLDGSDKDEDYHYDEDSEEDDNIIEEHTDSSGDEITFKTQGKKSLNLQLRKKGNRVRWLERDTNTVKEYFQSYIDDASRSDRAGSLPGKVKVYRFIKNHPNILGSIDVEKKISLIKTKIFNERNKTRRIVFKQLTPMWK